One window from the genome of Erinaceus europaeus unplaced genomic scaffold, mEriEur2.1 scaffold_1282, whole genome shotgun sequence encodes:
- the LOC103108835 gene encoding FYVE, RhoGEF and PH domain-containing protein 2, with protein sequence ELLLKEYLQKLPAEAPDRADAQKALDVIFSAAQHSNAAITEMERLQELWEVYQRLGLEDDIVDPSNTLLREGPVLKISFRRSDPMERYLFLFNNMLLYCVPRVIQVGAHFQVRTRIDVAGMKVRELVDAEFPHSFLVSGKQRTLELQARSQEEMTSWMQAFHAAIEQIEKRNESFKAAVQGSEGDSQEQELQCEELGLRAPLWIRDKMVTMCMRCQDPFNALTRRRHHCRACGYVVCARCSDFRAELKYDDNRPNRVCFDCYTFLTGNVLPEDKDDKKRGILEKGSAAGSEQNLMCSFLQLVGDKWGKNGPRGWCAIPRDDPLVLYVYAAPQDMRAHTSIPLLGYQVTAGPQGDPRLFQLQQSGQLYSFRAETEELKGRWVKAMERAASGWSPGEPSDGDLSD encoded by the exons GAGCTGCTGCTCAAGGAGTACCTCCAGAAGCTGCCAGCAGAGGCCCCAGACAGGGCCGATGCCCAGA AAGCCCTCGATGTGATCTTCTCCGCTGCACAGCACTCCAACGCAGCCATCACTGAGATG GAGCGGCTGCAGGAGCTGTGGGAGGTGTACCAGCGCCTGGGCCTGGAGGACGACATAGTGGACCCCTCCAACACGCTGCTCCGGGAAGGCCCCGTGCTCAAAATCTCCTTCCGCCGCAGCGACCCCATGGAGCGCTACCTCTTCCTG TTCAACAACATGCTGCTCTACTGTGTGCCCAGGGTCATCCAGGTGGGTGCCCACTTCCAGGTGAGGACCCGCATCGACGTGGCAGGGATGAAG GTCCGGGAACTGGTGGATGCGGAGTTCCCCCACTCCTTCCTGGTGTCAGGAAAGCAGCGCACCCTGGAGCTGCAGGCTAG GTCTCAGGAGGAAATGACTTCCTGGATGCAG GCATTCCATGCAGCTATTGAGCAAATAGAAAAGCGGAATGAAAGCTTCAAGGCTGCAGTGCAGGGCTCCGAGGGAGACAGCCAGGAGCAGGAG CTGCAGTGCGAGGAGCTGGGTCTGCGGGCACCTCTCTGGATCCGGGACAAGATGGTGACCATGTGCATGCGCTGTCAGGATCCCTTCAATGCCCTGACACGCCGCCGCCACCACTGCCGGGCCTGCGGCTAT GTTGTGTGTGCCAGGTGCTCAGACTTCCGGGCTGAACTCAAATATGATGACAACAGGCCTAACCGAGTCTGCTTCGACTGCTACACCTTCCTCACAGGAAACGTGCTCCCTGAGGACAAGGATGACAAAAAGAGGGGCATCTTGGAG AAAGGGTCTGCAGCCGGGTCGGAGCAGAATCTCATGTGCAGTTTTCTGCAGTTGGTCGGGGACAAGTGGGGCAAGAATGGCCCAAGGGGCTGGTGTGCCATCCCCCGGGATGACCCCCTTGTGCTTTATGTCTACGCGGCCCCTCAG gaCATGAGGGCTCACACCTCCATCCCCCTGTTGGGCTACCAGGTGACTGCTGGACCCCAGGGTGACCCTCGGCTCTTCCAGCTACAGCAGTCAGGCCAGCTGTACAGCTTCAGGGCTGAGACCGAGGAGCTGAAGGGCCGTTGGGTGAAGGCGATGGAGCGGGCAGCCAGTGGCTGGAGCCCTGGGGAGCCCAGTGATGGGGACCTGTCTGACTGA